A region from the Melanotaenia boesemani isolate fMelBoe1 chromosome 11, fMelBoe1.pri, whole genome shotgun sequence genome encodes:
- the cux2b gene encoding homeobox protein cut-like 2 isoform X3, whose translation MVAPVLKSFQAQVVALNKRSKEAESAFLGIYKQLIEAPDPAPVLEASHSLEERLQQLQSSAPDSEALVREISGHWKKHLECLEKTEPTEDCPAEAGAAVKEEASESSSLDPLMTPNSTPAPGAPASPQQNHQDRAEDRGEEEESADVSLPDRLSEAKEKIKVLHSSLSAAQTELLDLRCKYNQAMANKAAEVDAIMANLEKTNQKAEMAQREVERLKEQLASGPSATAGGCPPAEGTSREKNEKGDVLPSQLEAALLAKDREILRLLENIQRLQFTLQEVQETSANRILELERQLAYKTEAIERLEAKLQSQMDYEEIKTELSILKVMKLASANGNSSQDSAKATEALLLDKEAFLPSHKYLVDKTRILHSNDDDHSEDAGREIGRPPGSLSSSSQADSRASPSPGPPNLDSSSSSHDLPRSFSVSPCSGDRLSGDHILHKQLLSPHFKKDGLMAFPTALYAAKVALMSASQGSGGAGSGDTGLPSDQSESGSSTTGDDDQLDTAEIAFQVKEQLLKHNIGQRVFGHYVLGLSQGSVSEILARPKPWRKLTVKGKEPFIKMKQFLSDEQNILALRTIQVRQRGSITPRIRTPETGSDDAIRNILEQAKKEIQSQRGGEDENLSRDGKSSLNSSSGRSSNGAGSSSDETIKSILEQARREMEAQQQALMEMEACGRTSTASSGVQVERLGPPERSRTLPLPIAIKQEEGGCVTVCMANSISSPQTPLSVLSPAAFVQNIIRKVKSEIGEAGTYFDQHWSQERGSMVLSVGGTSQPFSSVSPSLSSSSSGPSTLPRPWPRLENGDGLPNSEEASAAEDELGLSRPVEVKVESDTSVSGESPGPGSGRLSYYPAYIPRALKPTVPPLTPEQYEMYMYREVDTIELTRQVKEKLAKNGICQRIFGEKVLGLSQGSVSDMLSRPKPWSKLTQKGREPFIRMQLWLLDQLGQSHNQPPNQSHTQDKSPVTAQSSPSPPPSPAEGHSSPLVEPVSLSFESSKENHQPESLGLGLPTHPEGGKSTPSFMALHQPTNPVGIQELVAMSPELDTYAITKKVKEVLTDNNLGQRLFGETILGLTQGSVSDLLSRPKPWHKLSLKGREPFVRMQLWLNDPHNVDKLRAMKKMEKKAYLKRRYGLLSTGSDSDSPSTRSECVSPALASLDLCPFSQAKKPRVVLGAEEKEALRKAYLLEPYPSQNTIEMLASQLNLKTNTVINWFHNYRSRMRREVLMEGLPDNDTDAEHHSYSPSATRSPQSDGEERRLQQPSGHIHSSLPLSTNTSLPHVKQEATDREDDEEEGREDSMKQSRVQCFPTAVAFSQLKSEHEGSIASCRDPHLAGQSLRQEEGVSNQVQGLYPGTVSIDGPQRAIQSRQDGEESRKSPVDPVSFKASSEPCRSSLEVSLNSPSAASSPGLMMSVSPVPSSSAPISPSLSNPASASTNHSLDANPLPSFQSPKLNRSTQRRNEKMANLNNIIHRLERAANREETLEWEF comes from the exons ATCCGGCTCCTGTGCTGGAGGCCTCGCATTCCCTGGAGGAAcggctgcagcagcttcagagtTCGGCTCCTGACAGCGAGGCCCTGGTACGAGAGATCAGTGGGCACTGGAAGAAACACCTGGAGTGCCTTGAAAAGACAG AGCCTACAGAGGACTGTCCAGCAGAAGCAGGTGCAGCCGTGAAAGAGGAAGCCTCAGAGTCCAGCTCTTTAGACCCCCTAATGACTCCTAACAGCACACCGGCTCCTGGAGCCCCCGCGTCCCCACAACAGAACCACCAGGACCGGGCCGAGGACCGAGG ggaggaggaggagagcgcTGATGTTAGTTTGCCTGACAGACTATCAGAGGCCAAGGAGAAGATCAAAGTTCTGCATTCAT CTTTGAGTGCTGCACAGACGGAGCTGCTGGACCTGCGGTGTAAATACAACCAGGCGATGGCTAACAA ggcAGCAGAAGTCGACGCCATCATGGCAAATCTTGAGAAAACCAACCAG AAAGCAGAAATGGCTCagagggaagtggagaggcTAAAGGAGCAGTTGGCCAGTGGCCCCAGTGCCACCGCAGGGGGCTGTCCTCCGGCAGAGGGCACAAGCAGG GAGAAGAACGAGAAGGGCGACGTGTTGCCCTCCCAGCTGGAGGCCGCCTTGTTGGCTAAAGACAGAGAAATCCTCCGCCTTCTTGAAAATATTCAGCGGCTGCAGTTCACACTACAGGAAGTTCAAGAAACCTCTGCCAATCGGATCCTAGAGCTGGAACGCCAGCTGGCCTATAAGACGGAGGCCATCGAG AGATTAGAAGCTAAGCTGCAATCCCAGATGGACTATGAGGAGATTAAAACTgaactcag tatCCTAAAGGTTATGAAACTGGCTTCAGCAAACGGCAACTCGTCCCAG GATTCTGCCAAAGCTACAGAGGCTCTTTTGCTGGATAAAGAGGCTTTTCTTCCATCTCACAAGTACTTAGTGGATAAAACCCGAATATTGCACAGCAATG ATGATGATCATTCTGAGGATGCAGGCAGGGAGATAGGCAGGCCGCCCGGATCCCTCTCATCTTCCTCTCAGGCTGACAGTCGTGCCTCCCCCAGCCCAGGTCCCCCCAACCTGGacagctcctcctccagccaCGATCTCCCGCGTTCTTTTTCTGTGTCGCCATGTTCTGGGGACCGACTGTCAGGTGACCACATCCTTCATAAGCAGCTCCTCTCGCCACACTTTAAAAAGGATGGCCTCATGGCTTTCCCCACCGCCCTCTATGCAGCCAAAGTTGCACTCATGTCAGCCTCTCAAGGGTCTGGGGGAGCAGGCAGCGGTGACACCGGCCTGCCTAGCGACCAGTCAGAAAGCGGCAGCTCGACTACAGGAGACGATGACCAACTGGACACAGCTGAGATCGCGTTTCAGGTGAAGGAGCAGCTGCTGAAGCATAACATTGGCCAGCGAGTGTTTGGCCACTATGTGCTGGGCCTCTCCCAGGGCTCAGTCAGTGAAATCCTGGCAAGACCCAAACCCTGGAGGAAGCTGACGGTGAAAGGCAAGGAACCTTTTATTAAGATGAAGcagtttctctctgatgaacAGAACATCTTGGCCCTCAGGACCATCCAGGTACGACAGAGAG GGAGCATCACTCCACGCATCCGAACTCCTGAAACTGGGTCAGACGACGCCATCAGGAATATCCTGGAGCAGGCCAAGAAGGAGATCCAGTCCCAGAGGGGAGGTGAGGATGAAAATTTGAGTC GTGATGGCAAGTCATCTCTGAACAGCTCATCTGGTAGAAGCAGTAATGGGGCAGGCAGCAGTTCTGATGAAACCATAAAGAGCATCCTTGAACAGGCCAGGAGGGAGATGGAGGCACAGCAGCAGGCCCTCATGGAGATGGAGGCTTGTGGGAGAACCTCCACTGCCAGCTCAGGAGTTCAGGTAGAACGTCTGGGCCCCCCCGAGCGCTCCAGGACACTACCTTTACCcatcgccatcaaacaggaagaagGGGGCTGTGTTACTGTGTGCATGGCCAACTCCATCAGCAGCCCTCAGACCCCCCTCAGCGTCCTCTCCCCGGCTGCTTTTGTTCAGAACATCATCCGAAAAGTCAAATCAGAGATTGGTGAAGCAGGCACCTACTTTGATCAGCACTGGTCTCAGGAGCGTGGATCTATGGTGCTCAGTGTTGGAGGTACCTCTCAGCCCTTCAGTTCGGTCTCTCCTTCCttgtcttcctcttcctctgggcCCTCAACATTGCCACGGCCCTGGCCACGGCTAGAGAATGGCGATGGCCTACCGAACAGCGAGGAGGCCTCTGCTGCGGAGGATGAGCTGGGTCTGAGCCGACCTGTGGAGGTGAAGGTGGAGTCAGACACCTCGGTGAGCGGTGAGTCCCCAGGACCAGGCTCAGGACGCCTTTCCTACTACCCAGCATACATACCCCGTGCACTGAAGCCCACCGTGCCTCCCCTGACACCGGAGCAGTATGAGATGTACATGTATCGGGAGGTGGACACCATAGAGCTGACCAGGCAGGTGAAGGAGAAGCTGGCAAAGAACGGCATCTGCCAGAGGATCTTTGGTGAAAAG GTGCTGGGACTTTCTCAGGGGAGTGTCAGTGACATGCTGTCTCGACCTAAACCATGGAGCAAGCTGACCCAAAAAGGCAGGGAGCCCTTCATCCGCATGCAGCTGTGGCTACTGGACCAGCTGGGACAGAGCCACAACCAGCCTCCAAACCAGAGCCACACTCAGG ATAAAAGCCCAGTAACAGCCCAGTCCTCGCCTTCCCCACCTCCTAGCCCGGCAGAGGGTCATTCCAGTCCGCTGGTGGAGCCTGTCAGTCTCTCCTTTGAGAGCAGCAAAGAAAACCATCAGCCTGAAAGCCTTGGCTTGGGGTTGCCCACACATCCAGAAGGAGGGAAGTCCACTCCTAGCTTCATGGCTCTACATCAGCCCACAAACCCTGTGGGCATCCAGGAGTTGGTGGCAATGTCTCCGGAGCTAGACACTTATGCCATCACCAAGAAGGTCAAGGAAGTGCTAACGGACAACAACCTAG gCCAGCGTCTTTTTGGGGAGACTATCCTGGGTCTGACTCAAGGTTCAGTGTCTGACCTactctccagacccaagccgtGGCACAAACTGAGCCTAAAAGGCAGGGAGCCATTTGTTCGCATGCAGCTTTGGCTCAACGATCCTCACAATGTAGACAAACTGAGGGCCATGaagaagatggaaaagaaaG CCTATTTGAAGAGGCGGTACGGGCTGCTGAGCACCGGCTCTGACAGCGACTCGCCCAGTACTCGCTCTGAGTGTGTGAGTCCAGCTTTGGCCTCGCTGGACTTGTGCCCTTTCAGCCAGGCGAAGAAGCCTCGGGTGGTACTGGGAGCTGAGGAGAAGGAAGCCCTGAGGAAGGCCTACCTGTTGGAGCCCTACCCCTCTCAGAACACCATCGAGATGCTGGCCTCACAGCTCAACCTTAAAACCAACACTGTCATCAACTGGTTCCACAACTACAG GTCCAGGATGCGACGGGAGGTGTTGATGGAGGGTCTGCCGGACAATGACACAGATGCTGAGCACCATAGCTACTCCCCCTCCGCAACACGGAGCCCTCAATCtgatggagaggagaggaggctgCAGCAGCCCTCAGGACACATCCACTCCAGCCTTCCTCTTAGCACCAACACCTCACTGCCTCATGTCAAACAGGAGGCAACAGACAGagaagatgatgaggaggaaggaAGGGAAGACTCTATGAAACAATCAAGAGTGCAGTGTTTTCCCACAGCTGTAGCATTCTCACAACTGAAAAGCGAGCACGAGGGCTCCATCGCTAGCTGTCGCGACCCACACTTAGCCGGCCAAAGTCTGAGGCAGGAAGAGGGGGTGAGCAATCAGGTTCAGGGGCTCTACCCTGGCACAGTCTCCATAGATGGTCCCCAGAGAGCTATCCAGTCCAGGCAAGACGGGGAAGAGTCGAGAAAGTCACCTGTCGATCCCGTCAGCTTCAAGGCTTCATCAGAGCCCTGTCGCAGCAGCCTGGAGGTGTCCCTCAACTCCCCCTCCGCTGCATCGTCACCTGGCCTCATGATGTCAGTCTCCCCCGTTCCGTCCTCCTCTGCTCCCATATCCCCTTCGCTGTCCAACCCTGCATCAGCGAGCACCAATCACAGCCTGGACGCTAACCCGCTCCCCTCTTTCCAAAGCCCTAAACTCAACAGAAGCACTCAAAGACGCAACGAGAAAATGGCCAACCTTAATAACATTATTCACAGGCTCGAGAGAGCAGCCAATCGGGAAGAAACTCTGGAATGGGAATTTTGA
- the cux2b gene encoding homeobox protein cut-like 2 isoform X1, producing the protein MAADVGSMFQYWKKFDLRRLQRELNSVASELAGRQEESEHSHKHLVELSREFKRNVPEEVREMVAPVLKSFQAQVVALNKRSKEAESAFLGIYKQLIEAPDPAPVLEASHSLEERLQQLQSSAPDSEALVREISGHWKKHLECLEKTEPTEDCPAEAGAAVKEEASESSSLDPLMTPNSTPAPGAPASPQQNHQDRAEDRGEEEESADVSLPDRLSEAKEKIKVLHSSLSAAQTELLDLRCKYNQAMANKAAEVDAIMANLEKTNQKAEMAQREVERLKEQLASGPSATAGGCPPAEGTSREKNEKGDVLPSQLEAALLAKDREILRLLENIQRLQFTLQEVQETSANRILELERQLAYKTEAIERLEAKLQSQMDYEEIKTELSILKVMKLASANGNSSQDSAKATEALLLDKEAFLPSHKYLVDKTRILHSNDDDHSEDAGREIGRPPGSLSSSSQADSRASPSPGPPNLDSSSSSHDLPRSFSVSPCSGDRLSGDHILHKQLLSPHFKKDGLMAFPTALYAAKVALMSASQGSGGAGSGDTGLPSDQSESGSSTTGDDDQLDTAEIAFQVKEQLLKHNIGQRVFGHYVLGLSQGSVSEILARPKPWRKLTVKGKEPFIKMKQFLSDEQNILALRTIQVRQRGSITPRIRTPETGSDDAIRNILEQAKKEIQSQRGGEDENLSRDGKSSLNSSSGRSSNGAGSSSDETIKSILEQARREMEAQQQALMEMEACGRTSTASSGVQVERLGPPERSRTLPLPIAIKQEEGGCVTVCMANSISSPQTPLSVLSPAAFVQNIIRKVKSEIGEAGTYFDQHWSQERGSMVLSVGGTSQPFSSVSPSLSSSSSGPSTLPRPWPRLENGDGLPNSEEASAAEDELGLSRPVEVKVESDTSVSGESPGPGSGRLSYYPAYIPRALKPTVPPLTPEQYEMYMYREVDTIELTRQVKEKLAKNGICQRIFGEKVLGLSQGSVSDMLSRPKPWSKLTQKGREPFIRMQLWLLDQLGQSHNQPPNQSHTQDKSPVTAQSSPSPPPSPAEGHSSPLVEPVSLSFESSKENHQPESLGLGLPTHPEGGKSTPSFMALHQPTNPVGIQELVAMSPELDTYAITKKVKEVLTDNNLGQRLFGETILGLTQGSVSDLLSRPKPWHKLSLKGREPFVRMQLWLNDPHNVDKLRAMKKMEKKAYLKRRYGLLSTGSDSDSPSTRSECVSPALASLDLCPFSQAKKPRVVLGAEEKEALRKAYLLEPYPSQNTIEMLASQLNLKTNTVINWFHNYRSRMRREVLMEGLPDNDTDAEHHSYSPSATRSPQSDGEERRLQQPSGHIHSSLPLSTNTSLPHVKQEATDREDDEEEGREDSMKQSRVQCFPTAVAFSQLKSEHEGSIASCRDPHLAGQSLRQEEGVSNQVQGLYPGTVSIDGPQRAIQSRQDGEESRKSPVDPVSFKASSEPCRSSLEVSLNSPSAASSPGLMMSVSPVPSSSAPISPSLSNPASASTNHSLDANPLPSFQSPKLNRSTQRRNEKMANLNNIIHRLERAANREETLEWEF; encoded by the exons ATCCGGCTCCTGTGCTGGAGGCCTCGCATTCCCTGGAGGAAcggctgcagcagcttcagagtTCGGCTCCTGACAGCGAGGCCCTGGTACGAGAGATCAGTGGGCACTGGAAGAAACACCTGGAGTGCCTTGAAAAGACAG AGCCTACAGAGGACTGTCCAGCAGAAGCAGGTGCAGCCGTGAAAGAGGAAGCCTCAGAGTCCAGCTCTTTAGACCCCCTAATGACTCCTAACAGCACACCGGCTCCTGGAGCCCCCGCGTCCCCACAACAGAACCACCAGGACCGGGCCGAGGACCGAGG ggaggaggaggagagcgcTGATGTTAGTTTGCCTGACAGACTATCAGAGGCCAAGGAGAAGATCAAAGTTCTGCATTCAT CTTTGAGTGCTGCACAGACGGAGCTGCTGGACCTGCGGTGTAAATACAACCAGGCGATGGCTAACAA ggcAGCAGAAGTCGACGCCATCATGGCAAATCTTGAGAAAACCAACCAG AAAGCAGAAATGGCTCagagggaagtggagaggcTAAAGGAGCAGTTGGCCAGTGGCCCCAGTGCCACCGCAGGGGGCTGTCCTCCGGCAGAGGGCACAAGCAGG GAGAAGAACGAGAAGGGCGACGTGTTGCCCTCCCAGCTGGAGGCCGCCTTGTTGGCTAAAGACAGAGAAATCCTCCGCCTTCTTGAAAATATTCAGCGGCTGCAGTTCACACTACAGGAAGTTCAAGAAACCTCTGCCAATCGGATCCTAGAGCTGGAACGCCAGCTGGCCTATAAGACGGAGGCCATCGAG AGATTAGAAGCTAAGCTGCAATCCCAGATGGACTATGAGGAGATTAAAACTgaactcag tatCCTAAAGGTTATGAAACTGGCTTCAGCAAACGGCAACTCGTCCCAG GATTCTGCCAAAGCTACAGAGGCTCTTTTGCTGGATAAAGAGGCTTTTCTTCCATCTCACAAGTACTTAGTGGATAAAACCCGAATATTGCACAGCAATG ATGATGATCATTCTGAGGATGCAGGCAGGGAGATAGGCAGGCCGCCCGGATCCCTCTCATCTTCCTCTCAGGCTGACAGTCGTGCCTCCCCCAGCCCAGGTCCCCCCAACCTGGacagctcctcctccagccaCGATCTCCCGCGTTCTTTTTCTGTGTCGCCATGTTCTGGGGACCGACTGTCAGGTGACCACATCCTTCATAAGCAGCTCCTCTCGCCACACTTTAAAAAGGATGGCCTCATGGCTTTCCCCACCGCCCTCTATGCAGCCAAAGTTGCACTCATGTCAGCCTCTCAAGGGTCTGGGGGAGCAGGCAGCGGTGACACCGGCCTGCCTAGCGACCAGTCAGAAAGCGGCAGCTCGACTACAGGAGACGATGACCAACTGGACACAGCTGAGATCGCGTTTCAGGTGAAGGAGCAGCTGCTGAAGCATAACATTGGCCAGCGAGTGTTTGGCCACTATGTGCTGGGCCTCTCCCAGGGCTCAGTCAGTGAAATCCTGGCAAGACCCAAACCCTGGAGGAAGCTGACGGTGAAAGGCAAGGAACCTTTTATTAAGATGAAGcagtttctctctgatgaacAGAACATCTTGGCCCTCAGGACCATCCAGGTACGACAGAGAG GGAGCATCACTCCACGCATCCGAACTCCTGAAACTGGGTCAGACGACGCCATCAGGAATATCCTGGAGCAGGCCAAGAAGGAGATCCAGTCCCAGAGGGGAGGTGAGGATGAAAATTTGAGTC GTGATGGCAAGTCATCTCTGAACAGCTCATCTGGTAGAAGCAGTAATGGGGCAGGCAGCAGTTCTGATGAAACCATAAAGAGCATCCTTGAACAGGCCAGGAGGGAGATGGAGGCACAGCAGCAGGCCCTCATGGAGATGGAGGCTTGTGGGAGAACCTCCACTGCCAGCTCAGGAGTTCAGGTAGAACGTCTGGGCCCCCCCGAGCGCTCCAGGACACTACCTTTACCcatcgccatcaaacaggaagaagGGGGCTGTGTTACTGTGTGCATGGCCAACTCCATCAGCAGCCCTCAGACCCCCCTCAGCGTCCTCTCCCCGGCTGCTTTTGTTCAGAACATCATCCGAAAAGTCAAATCAGAGATTGGTGAAGCAGGCACCTACTTTGATCAGCACTGGTCTCAGGAGCGTGGATCTATGGTGCTCAGTGTTGGAGGTACCTCTCAGCCCTTCAGTTCGGTCTCTCCTTCCttgtcttcctcttcctctgggcCCTCAACATTGCCACGGCCCTGGCCACGGCTAGAGAATGGCGATGGCCTACCGAACAGCGAGGAGGCCTCTGCTGCGGAGGATGAGCTGGGTCTGAGCCGACCTGTGGAGGTGAAGGTGGAGTCAGACACCTCGGTGAGCGGTGAGTCCCCAGGACCAGGCTCAGGACGCCTTTCCTACTACCCAGCATACATACCCCGTGCACTGAAGCCCACCGTGCCTCCCCTGACACCGGAGCAGTATGAGATGTACATGTATCGGGAGGTGGACACCATAGAGCTGACCAGGCAGGTGAAGGAGAAGCTGGCAAAGAACGGCATCTGCCAGAGGATCTTTGGTGAAAAG GTGCTGGGACTTTCTCAGGGGAGTGTCAGTGACATGCTGTCTCGACCTAAACCATGGAGCAAGCTGACCCAAAAAGGCAGGGAGCCCTTCATCCGCATGCAGCTGTGGCTACTGGACCAGCTGGGACAGAGCCACAACCAGCCTCCAAACCAGAGCCACACTCAGG ATAAAAGCCCAGTAACAGCCCAGTCCTCGCCTTCCCCACCTCCTAGCCCGGCAGAGGGTCATTCCAGTCCGCTGGTGGAGCCTGTCAGTCTCTCCTTTGAGAGCAGCAAAGAAAACCATCAGCCTGAAAGCCTTGGCTTGGGGTTGCCCACACATCCAGAAGGAGGGAAGTCCACTCCTAGCTTCATGGCTCTACATCAGCCCACAAACCCTGTGGGCATCCAGGAGTTGGTGGCAATGTCTCCGGAGCTAGACACTTATGCCATCACCAAGAAGGTCAAGGAAGTGCTAACGGACAACAACCTAG gCCAGCGTCTTTTTGGGGAGACTATCCTGGGTCTGACTCAAGGTTCAGTGTCTGACCTactctccagacccaagccgtGGCACAAACTGAGCCTAAAAGGCAGGGAGCCATTTGTTCGCATGCAGCTTTGGCTCAACGATCCTCACAATGTAGACAAACTGAGGGCCATGaagaagatggaaaagaaaG CCTATTTGAAGAGGCGGTACGGGCTGCTGAGCACCGGCTCTGACAGCGACTCGCCCAGTACTCGCTCTGAGTGTGTGAGTCCAGCTTTGGCCTCGCTGGACTTGTGCCCTTTCAGCCAGGCGAAGAAGCCTCGGGTGGTACTGGGAGCTGAGGAGAAGGAAGCCCTGAGGAAGGCCTACCTGTTGGAGCCCTACCCCTCTCAGAACACCATCGAGATGCTGGCCTCACAGCTCAACCTTAAAACCAACACTGTCATCAACTGGTTCCACAACTACAG GTCCAGGATGCGACGGGAGGTGTTGATGGAGGGTCTGCCGGACAATGACACAGATGCTGAGCACCATAGCTACTCCCCCTCCGCAACACGGAGCCCTCAATCtgatggagaggagaggaggctgCAGCAGCCCTCAGGACACATCCACTCCAGCCTTCCTCTTAGCACCAACACCTCACTGCCTCATGTCAAACAGGAGGCAACAGACAGagaagatgatgaggaggaaggaAGGGAAGACTCTATGAAACAATCAAGAGTGCAGTGTTTTCCCACAGCTGTAGCATTCTCACAACTGAAAAGCGAGCACGAGGGCTCCATCGCTAGCTGTCGCGACCCACACTTAGCCGGCCAAAGTCTGAGGCAGGAAGAGGGGGTGAGCAATCAGGTTCAGGGGCTCTACCCTGGCACAGTCTCCATAGATGGTCCCCAGAGAGCTATCCAGTCCAGGCAAGACGGGGAAGAGTCGAGAAAGTCACCTGTCGATCCCGTCAGCTTCAAGGCTTCATCAGAGCCCTGTCGCAGCAGCCTGGAGGTGTCCCTCAACTCCCCCTCCGCTGCATCGTCACCTGGCCTCATGATGTCAGTCTCCCCCGTTCCGTCCTCCTCTGCTCCCATATCCCCTTCGCTGTCCAACCCTGCATCAGCGAGCACCAATCACAGCCTGGACGCTAACCCGCTCCCCTCTTTCCAAAGCCCTAAACTCAACAGAAGCACTCAAAGACGCAACGAGAAAATGGCCAACCTTAATAACATTATTCACAGGCTCGAGAGAGCAGCCAATCGGGAAGAAACTCTGGAATGGGAATTTTGA